In the Pseudomonas sp. ADAK2 genome, one interval contains:
- a CDS encoding CopD family protein: protein MTVFSLLYTLHVLSALVWVGGMFFAWMVLRPAAMKALEGPGRLKLWVEVFQGFFRWVWVAVVLLPISGVGMIHLQFAGFEMAPRYVQVMMGLYVVMTALFIRIQALLLPELRTAVDAQDWPAGAAALGKIRKLVGINLIVGMVLVAIAAARPMF from the coding sequence ATGACCGTGTTTAGCCTGTTATATACCCTGCATGTCCTGTCCGCCCTGGTGTGGGTGGGCGGCATGTTTTTCGCCTGGATGGTCCTGCGCCCGGCGGCGATGAAGGCCTTGGAAGGCCCTGGCCGGTTGAAGCTGTGGGTAGAAGTGTTTCAAGGTTTTTTCCGCTGGGTCTGGGTCGCGGTGGTGCTTTTGCCGATCAGCGGCGTAGGCATGATTCACCTGCAGTTCGCCGGGTTTGAAATGGCGCCGCGTTATGTGCAGGTGATGATGGGCTTGTACGTGGTGATGACCGCGCTGTTTATCCGGATTCAGGCGTTGTTGCTACCGGAATTGCGTACGGCGGTGGACGCGCAGGATTGGCCGGCAGGTGCGGCGGCGCTGGGGAAGATTCGCAAGTTGGTGGGGATCAATCTGATTGTCGGGATGGTGTTGGTGGCGATTGCGGCGGCGCGGCCGATGTTCTAA
- a CDS encoding collagen-like triple helix repeat-containing protein, with product MRKLCLLATFISPLACAQVVSVETNSLMRLPNTASSLQLEKLEVADYGTLLIPSNVTEVTVGELHLGRDARIAIVPGEQALELKVSRAELSEGSLITARGAPGTYLKAARSGRNLNLQIKALSAPTLTVDARGGAGAPGFVGLDGANGEEPGCTWGQAGRGFDGSNGSDGQPGAAGALVRLEVPRDYPVEQIKVQVAGGAGGLAGPGGKPGAGGKAKGCLVYKADGGKSGRPGVDGQPGPAGAAGVVTVQRL from the coding sequence ATGCGTAAACTCTGTCTGCTCGCTACATTCATCAGCCCACTCGCCTGTGCCCAAGTGGTGAGCGTCGAAACCAACTCGCTGATGCGCTTGCCCAACACGGCCAGCTCCTTGCAGCTGGAAAAACTTGAAGTCGCCGATTACGGCACCCTGCTGATTCCCTCGAACGTTACTGAAGTGACGGTCGGCGAATTGCACCTGGGGCGTGACGCGCGGATCGCCATCGTGCCCGGCGAACAGGCGCTGGAATTGAAAGTCAGCCGCGCCGAGTTGTCCGAAGGCAGCCTGATCACCGCGCGCGGTGCACCGGGAACTTACCTCAAGGCTGCGCGCTCCGGGCGTAACCTGAACTTGCAGATCAAAGCGCTGAGCGCACCGACATTGACCGTGGACGCGCGCGGTGGTGCAGGGGCGCCGGGGTTCGTTGGCCTGGATGGCGCCAACGGCGAGGAGCCGGGCTGCACTTGGGGCCAGGCTGGTCGCGGGTTTGACGGCAGCAATGGCAGCGACGGTCAGCCAGGGGCGGCGGGTGCGCTGGTGCGCCTGGAAGTGCCGCGTGATTACCCGGTGGAGCAGATCAAGGTCCAGGTCGCCGGCGGTGCTGGTGGCTTGGCCGGCCCTGGTGGTAAACCGGGCGCGGGCGGCAAGGCCAAGGGTTGCCTGGTGTACAAGGCCGATGGCGGCAAGAGCGGGCGTCCAGGCGTTGATGGTCAGCCAGGGCCTGCCGGCGCGGCGGGGGTGGTGACGGTTCAGCGGTTGTAA
- a CDS encoding DUF1145 domain-containing protein: MKVFWGLGKLLTLLFWLVVLVNLLIPFINPLHLLVNMAGALLAVIHFLEALLCYRSLRGRAHPWRDRLKILFFGVFHLQTIPAPAVPGASHA; encoded by the coding sequence ATGAAGGTGTTTTGGGGGCTGGGGAAGCTGTTGACCCTGCTGTTCTGGTTGGTGGTGCTGGTCAATCTGCTGATCCCGTTTATCAATCCGCTGCACCTGCTGGTCAACATGGCCGGGGCGCTGCTGGCGGTCATCCATTTTCTGGAAGCTCTGCTGTGCTACCGCAGCCTCAGAGGCCGCGCCCACCCATGGCGTGATCGCTTGAAGATTCTGTTCTTTGGCGTTTTCCACCTGCAAACCATTCCGGCCCCGGCCGTACCAGGGGCTTCCCATGCGTAA
- a CDS encoding OmpA family protein — MSVLTRTVLPVLLLGSLLTGCATHSDGTAPLNQRTWPICSVIGGLVGGGLGAIESGGWAAGGAALGILTGGLICYAQDGDEDSDGVFDRRDRCPDTPENTPVDHRGCPLPQYPVSVKPVEPAPVSEVITLSDAGNVLFAFDKSDLTPAARSQLDALMAKLQNADVVSIKVVGHTDSKGSDAYNQALSERRASSVAAYLLSQGLAPNKLTSEGKGESQPVADNETEEGRAQNRRVELHINR, encoded by the coding sequence ATGAGCGTTCTCACAAGGACCGTCTTGCCGGTTCTGCTGCTTGGCAGCCTGTTGACCGGTTGCGCCACTCACAGCGATGGCACTGCCCCCCTGAATCAACGTACCTGGCCGATCTGCAGCGTCATTGGCGGCCTGGTCGGCGGTGGCCTGGGCGCTATCGAAAGTGGCGGTTGGGCGGCCGGTGGTGCGGCGCTCGGTATCTTGACCGGCGGCTTGATCTGCTACGCCCAGGATGGCGACGAAGACAGCGACGGGGTCTTCGACCGCCGCGATCGTTGCCCGGATACACCGGAAAATACCCCGGTCGATCATCGCGGTTGCCCGTTGCCGCAATACCCGGTCAGCGTCAAACCCGTAGAACCGGCACCGGTCTCCGAAGTCATCACCCTGAGCGACGCCGGCAACGTGCTGTTCGCTTTCGACAAATCCGACCTGACGCCAGCCGCCCGCAGCCAACTGGATGCGCTGATGGCGAAGTTGCAGAACGCCGACGTGGTCAGCATCAAGGTGGTGGGCCATACCGACAGCAAAGGTTCGGATGCCTATAACCAGGCTTTGTCGGAACGTCGCGCCAGCAGCGTGGCTGCCTACCTGTTGAGCCAGGGCCTGGCGCCCAACAAACTCACCAGCGAGGGCAAGGGCGAAAGCCAGCCAGTGGCCGATAACGAAACGGAAGAAGGGCGGGCGCAAAACCGACGTGTGGAATTGCACATCAACCGCTGA
- a CDS encoding OmpA family protein, producing the protein MSIVRTALPLVLLTSVLTGCAGLQKTDWPTCAALGGVVGAGLGATESASWAGGGALFVGGMAAAYCWVHGDGDEDGDGVPDSRDKCPGTPKGVQVDADGCPPPVPAPVVEEVVVVKEETIVIRDVHFQFDKATLTPSDKEVLDKVATRLKQESSTARLTVTGHTDSVGSDAYNQKLSDKRAHSVVEYLIHDGVPRSSFVSVTGAGESQPVADNKTADGRALNRRTEIKIER; encoded by the coding sequence ATGAGCATAGTTCGGACAGCATTACCCTTGGTTCTGCTAACCAGTGTGTTGACTGGTTGCGCAGGTTTGCAGAAAACCGACTGGCCGACCTGTGCGGCACTCGGTGGTGTCGTCGGTGCGGGGCTGGGTGCGACGGAAAGTGCATCCTGGGCTGGCGGCGGTGCGCTGTTCGTCGGCGGCATGGCGGCGGCCTATTGCTGGGTACACGGTGATGGCGACGAAGACGGCGATGGCGTGCCAGACAGCCGCGACAAGTGCCCGGGTACGCCTAAAGGCGTGCAGGTCGATGCTGACGGCTGCCCACCTCCCGTCCCTGCGCCAGTGGTTGAGGAAGTCGTCGTGGTCAAGGAAGAAACCATCGTGATCCGCGATGTGCACTTCCAGTTCGACAAAGCCACGCTCACGCCTTCCGATAAAGAGGTGCTCGACAAAGTCGCCACCCGCCTGAAACAGGAATCGTCCACCGCACGCCTGACCGTGACCGGCCACACCGACAGCGTGGGCAGCGATGCCTACAACCAGAAACTGTCGGATAAACGTGCGCATTCGGTGGTGGAATACCTGATCCACGATGGCGTGCCACGCAGCAGCTTCGTCTCGGTAACCGGTGCCGGCGAAAGCCAGCCAGTGGCCGATAACAAAACCGCTGACGGTCGCGCGCTGAACCGTCGCACCGAAATCAAAATCGAGCGTTAA
- a CDS encoding DUF6231 family protein, giving the protein MIAGISSRTPQQALAALLDRYAPARLLLIGASQFPALEAFKLAHPDSCVAHAAPGPLPAELAARRFDLALVVDCLEHLPKRDGLNLLGGIRNLNASRIAVLADLPASGWQETDFFSLALQASERFQRDEQVLTLFTYDLLDYKQVPDWLNARFWANPENFGKYWW; this is encoded by the coding sequence ATGATTGCAGGTATTTCTTCGCGCACGCCCCAGCAGGCGTTGGCCGCTTTGCTTGACCGCTACGCCCCCGCGCGCCTGTTGCTGATTGGCGCCAGCCAGTTCCCGGCGCTGGAGGCTTTCAAGCTCGCGCACCCGGACAGTTGCGTCGCCCATGCCGCGCCCGGGCCATTGCCGGCGGAGCTGGCGGCGCGGCGTTTTGACCTGGCGCTGGTGGTCGATTGCCTGGAGCACTTGCCCAAGCGCGATGGCCTGAATTTGCTGGGCGGCATCCGCAACCTCAACGCCAGCCGCATCGCGGTATTGGCCGACTTGCCGGCCAGCGGTTGGCAGGAAACCGACTTTTTCTCCCTGGCCCTGCAAGCCAGCGAACGCTTCCAGCGCGACGAACAGGTGCTGACCTTGTTCACCTATGATCTGCTTGACTATAAACAGGTGCCCGACTGGCTCAACGCGCGGTTCTGGGCCAATCCGGAAAACTTCGGGAAATATTGGTGGTAA
- a CDS encoding YchJ family protein, with product MSTSICPCGSGTLLDACCGHYHAGHPAPCAEALMRSRYSAYVLGLVDYLVATTLPAQQAGLDRQSISDWSAQSTWLGLEVESSEVFGGQPEHAFVTFTARWHDGAGEHSHRERSSFVQNTGHWYFIDPTVQLKAGRNDACPCASGQKYKKCCAGYFGA from the coding sequence ATGAGTACATCCATTTGCCCTTGCGGCAGCGGCACGCTGCTCGATGCCTGCTGCGGTCATTACCATGCCGGCCACCCGGCCCCTTGCGCCGAAGCGTTGATGCGTTCGCGCTACAGCGCCTACGTGCTGGGGTTGGTGGATTATCTGGTGGCGACCACCCTGCCCGCCCAGCAGGCCGGCCTGGATCGTCAGTCCATCAGCGACTGGAGCGCCCAAAGCACCTGGCTGGGCCTTGAGGTAGAAAGCTCCGAGGTGTTTGGCGGGCAACCGGAACACGCCTTCGTGACCTTCACCGCACGCTGGCACGATGGGGCCGGCGAACACAGCCACCGTGAGCGCTCCTCGTTCGTGCAGAACACCGGCCACTGGTACTTCATCGACCCGACCGTGCAGCTCAAGGCCGGACGCAACGACGCCTGCCCGTGCGCGAGCGGGCAGAAATACAAGAAGTGTTGTGCGGGGTATTTCGGCGCATGA
- a CDS encoding LEA type 2 family protein — MTRQPRFLHLLTLLAILSLGGCASWFSDDEPEPQVHLAKVEVVRAKLLEQKFILHFRVDNPNDSDLTVRGLEYRIHLGDMLLTEGEHEHWFTVGPKRSAYFKVPIRTNLWPKVRDLVKMLKSPKQPIPYRLEGELETGLFIAHYVHLARNGVIIPADLIPE; from the coding sequence ATGACCCGTCAGCCCCGCTTCTTACATCTGCTCACCTTGCTCGCGATCCTGAGCCTGGGCGGCTGTGCATCATGGTTCAGCGACGACGAACCGGAACCCCAAGTGCATCTGGCCAAGGTCGAGGTGGTACGGGCCAAACTGCTGGAACAGAAATTCATCCTGCACTTTCGCGTCGACAACCCCAACGACAGTGACCTGACCGTGCGCGGCCTGGAATACCGCATTCATCTGGGCGACATGTTGCTGACCGAGGGCGAGCACGAACACTGGTTCACCGTCGGCCCCAAGCGCAGCGCCTATTTCAAGGTACCGATCCGCACCAACCTGTGGCCCAAGGTACGGGACCTGGTGAAAATGCTGAAAAGTCCCAAGCAACCCATCCCCTATCGCCTCGAAGGTGAACTGGAAACCGGTCTATTCATCGCGCACTACGTGCACCTGGCGCGTAATGGCGTGATAATCCCCGCCGATTTAATTCCGGAGTAG
- a CDS encoding SEC-C metal-binding domain-containing protein, whose translation MTQQPHVHGPDCNHDHDDHAHDHHDHDHGHVHGPNCGHAHQEPVRNALKDVGRNDPCPCGNGKKFKKCHGA comes from the coding sequence ATGACCCAGCAACCTCATGTCCATGGCCCTGACTGCAACCACGATCACGACGATCATGCCCACGATCACCATGATCACGACCATGGCCATGTCCACGGCCCGAACTGCGGCCACGCCCATCAGGAACCGGTGCGCAACGCCCTGAAAGACGTCGGCCGCAACGACCCTTGCCCATGTGGCAACGGCAAAAAATTCAAGAAGTGCCACGGCGCGTAA
- a CDS encoding cysteine hydrolase family protein: MELKTNAALIIIDQQKGILEPRLGRRNNLQAEERIVELLAHWRRTARPVIHVQHLSRSADSVFWPQQSGVEFQERFQPMAGERLIQKHVPDAFCATALEASLREAGIEQLIIVGVATNNSVESTARTAGNLGFEAWVVEDACFTFDKADFFGNPHSAEEVHAMSLGNLHGEYATVISTAEIL, translated from the coding sequence ATGGAGCTCAAGACCAACGCGGCGCTGATCATCATCGATCAACAGAAAGGCATCTTGGAGCCCAGGTTGGGGCGTCGTAACAATCTTCAGGCCGAGGAGCGAATCGTCGAGTTGCTGGCGCACTGGCGACGCACCGCGCGGCCGGTGATTCACGTGCAGCACCTGTCCCGTTCAGCGGATTCAGTGTTCTGGCCGCAGCAATCGGGGGTGGAGTTCCAGGAGCGGTTCCAGCCAATGGCCGGTGAACGACTGATTCAGAAACACGTGCCGGATGCGTTTTGTGCGACGGCGCTGGAGGCGAGCTTGCGTGAGGCGGGGATCGAGCAATTGATCATCGTTGGCGTGGCGACCAACAACTCGGTGGAATCCACGGCGCGAACGGCCGGGAACCTGGGGTTTGAAGCGTGGGTGGTGGAGGATGCGTGCTTTACCTTCGACAAGGCTGATTTTTTCGGCAACCCCCATTCAGCCGAGGAGGTTCATGCCATGTCGCTGGGGAATTTGCACGGCGAGTACGCCACCGTCATCAGCACCGCAGAGATCCTGTAG
- a CDS encoding glutathione binding-like protein — MIDLYYWTTPNGHKISIFLEEAGLKYDVHPINISQNDQFKPEFLKISPNNKIPAIVDHEPADGGEPLPLFESGAILLYLAEKTGKFLPKDLRGRQQALQWLFWQMGGLGPMAGQNHHFSQFAPEKIPYAIKRYIDETARLYGVLDKQLANNEFVAGHEYSIADMAIYPWIVSHKWQSQNLEDFPNVLRWFTHIQNRPATVKAYALAAKVNPPKS; from the coding sequence ATGATCGACCTGTATTACTGGACCACCCCCAACGGCCACAAAATCTCGATTTTCCTCGAGGAGGCCGGTCTCAAGTACGACGTGCACCCGATCAACATCAGCCAGAACGATCAGTTCAAGCCTGAATTCCTGAAGATTTCCCCGAACAACAAAATCCCGGCGATCGTCGATCACGAGCCGGCCGATGGCGGCGAGCCGCTGCCGTTGTTCGAGTCCGGGGCGATTTTGCTGTACCTCGCCGAGAAAACCGGCAAGTTCCTGCCCAAGGACCTGCGCGGGCGCCAGCAAGCGTTGCAATGGCTGTTCTGGCAGATGGGCGGTTTGGGACCGATGGCCGGGCAGAATCATCACTTCAGTCAGTTCGCCCCGGAAAAAATCCCTTACGCGATCAAACGCTACATCGACGAAACCGCCCGCCTCTACGGCGTGCTCGACAAGCAACTGGCGAACAATGAATTCGTCGCCGGCCACGAGTACAGCATTGCCGACATGGCGATCTACCCGTGGATCGTCTCCCACAAGTGGCAGAGCCAGAACCTCGAAGACTTCCCCAACGTGCTGCGCTGGTTCACCCACATCCAGAACCGTCCGGCGACGGTGAAGGCGTATGCCTTGGCGGCGAAGGTCAATCCACCGAAATCCTGA